A region of Dioscorea cayenensis subsp. rotundata cultivar TDr96_F1 chromosome 5, TDr96_F1_v2_PseudoChromosome.rev07_lg8_w22 25.fasta, whole genome shotgun sequence DNA encodes the following proteins:
- the LOC120260901 gene encoding endoribonuclease Dicer homolog 3a-like isoform X1 has product MSALKRPFDGEDSTVEPKKQCKDFEPRSYQVEVFDVAVRRNTIAVLDTGAGKTMIAVMLIRHFIDEAMATGDGRRVVFLAPTVHLVTQQYEVIKLHTGLEVECYYGAKGVDDWNVERWEKEISSNQVLVMTPQILLDAFRNAFLKLDMVHLLIFDECHRATGGHPYSRILKEFYHNSICKPHVFGMTASPVIRKGVSSAMDCENQISELESVLDSKVFTVRDRSEIDLFVPEAKYVNKYYNRMVFTHEGLKMKLGSIWNKCDALMAHLQEKTLDQYKDTHDMIKTSRKRLSSSHAKICHCLDDLGLICALEAAKVCVEVLSLHSECCEFSVETYDVYKSFTEEALSTIAESLPNDYESLLKTEDGCLGAIQFGYISPKLHELIKIFQSLGILNQVQCLIFVERIITSKVIERFIRKISYLSHFTVSYLTGGSSSADALTPKMQKETLDSFRSRKVNLLFTTDVAEEGIHVPDCSCVIRFDLPKTVRSYVQSCGRARTADSQFVIMLERGNVQQRELLFDIIRSRHSMITTALNRDADAWNSQVTFNETKESYHVESTGATLTADSSISLIYRYCGKLPRDKYFTPKPVFQFSMYNGCFQCTLTLPPTAAFQTILGPIGGNSHIAKQLVCLAACKKLHNLGALNDHLLPVIKEHTEVKVNEKEKASASGAGTKKRKELHSTATISSLSGTWANKRDGIILQGYNLTFSCDLVGQYYCSFILLVDAILDEDVACTEMDLYLLNKMAKAYVRPCGPVTLDMEQVEQAKLFQEFFFNGLFGKLFTGSKSGGQRKFLLNNKESLWSTSNMYLLLPLETSVIGLNESFNIYWKAICATVSVVEFMRNIYSSGAEFSEALNSCPSRTECGASDMIHLADKSVDQRSLKDMVVLAIHTGKIYSVLDVISNSSADSPFDGNSDKSVWMTFSDYFKKKYGIVLQHSGQPLLLLKQSHNPHNLLSSKSKCKGDKRTNNGGQNHVRMPPELVAHIDIPINVLKSFYLLPSLMHRLESLMLASQLRKEIAFNYIDSSISSALILEAITTLRCCEDFSLERLEHLGDSVLKYAVSCYLYVKYPEKHEDQLSSWRSNQVSNATLHKLGINRNVQGYVRDAAFDPCRWVAPGQISLHPVPCTCGVATSEVPQKVIYEKEDKTIVIGKACDNGHRWMCSKTISDCVEALIGAYYVGGGLCAALAILKWFGIDSEFEPEMFEEAVKAISMRSYLLKINEIQVLEAKLGYNFNVKGLLLEAITHSSIGVDYCYQRLEFLGDSVLDLLITWHLFTAHENLDPGELTDLRSASVKNENFALSAVRHNLQQHLQHSSGFLLAQITEYVKGIQEMHGSKDSLFCKSSIKGPKVLGDMFESIAGAILIDTGLNMDKVWQIFKPLLSPIVTPDNFELPPMRELSELCSELGYFLAVKCLEDGEYVVAELEVQLEVVLLARRGREKNKKAAKAQAAILLLKDMEEKGLSHSRHPSKRRVIEERSVGEENFVASPVQNVCAVSPTVAESVKNDKTSDSDPRPPVNLSVKMKKGGPRSALYELCKKSLWPMPIFESTEEKSSTSPSVGKGERNGHLSFVSSGKLHLPDGRSINCVGERRADKKSSQDSAALALLYELQKQGRCCVVEV; this is encoded by the exons ATGAGCGCTCTCAAGAGACCCTTCGATGGCGAAGACTCCACGGTGGAGCCCAAGAAGCAATGCAAGGACTTCGAACCCCGGAG TTACCAGGTGGAAGTTTTTGATGTTGCTGTCCGGAGGAACACGATCGCCGTGCTGGATACGGGTGCCGGGAAGACTATGATCGCCGTGATGCTCATCAGGCATTTCATCGACGAGGCTATGGCCACTGGAGATGGGCGGCGTGTTGTCTTCCTTGCTCCCACTGTCCACCTTGTCACTCAG CAATATGAGGTGATAAAGCTTCATACGGGGCTTGAGGTGGAGTGTTACTACGGGGCAAAGGGGGTGGATGATTGGAACGTTGAACGCTGGGAGAAAGAGATCTCTTCAAACCAA GTATTGGTTATGACCCCTCAAATATTGTTAGATGCCTTTAGGAATGCTTTCTTAAAATTGGATATGGTGCATCTATTAATCTTTGATGAGTGCCACCGTGCCACTGGTGGCCATCCTTACAGCCGAATTTTAAAG GAATTCTACCACAACTCAATATGCAAACCGCATGTGTTCGGAATGACTGCATCTCCTGTTATAAGAAAAG GCGTCTCATCAGCAATGGATTGTGAAAATCAGATCTCTGAACTTGAAAGTGTTCTAGACTCGAAG GTCTTTACTGTAAGAGACAGAAGCGAAATTGATCTCTTTGTTCCTGAAGCTAAATACGTCAATAAATATTACAATCGTATGGTTTTTACTCATGAAGGTTTGAAGATGAAGTTGGGATCAATATGGAATAAG TGTGATGCCTTAATGGCACATTTACAAGAGAAAACACTAGATCAATACAAAGATACCCATGACATGATTAAAACGTCAAGAAAACGATTGTCCAGTTCCCATGCGAAGATCTGCCATTGCCTAGATGATCTTGGTCTAATCTGTGCTCTTGAG GCAGCGAAAGTGTGCGTGGAAGTTCTTAGTCTTCATTCAGAATGTTGTGAATTTTCAGTGGAAACCTATGATGTCTATAAATCTTTTACTGAGGAAGCATTAAGCACAATTGCAGAAAGCCTTCCAAATG ATTATGAGTCATTGCTGAAGACAGAAGATGGATGTTTAGGAGCCATTCAATTTGGCTATATATCTCCCAAATTGCACGAGTTAATTAAAATCTTCCAATCGTTAGG GATATTAAATCAAGTCCAATGCCTTATATTTGTTGAGAGGATTATTACATCCAAAGTGATAGAGCGTTTCATTAGGAAAATAAGCTATTTGTCTCACTTTACAGTCTCGTATCTGACTGGAGGGAGTTCTTCGGCAGATGCTCTAACCCCAAAGATGCAGAAGGAAACTTTGGATTCATTTCGTTCGAGGAAG gttaatttattatttaccaCTGATGTGGCTGAGGAGGGAATTCATGTTCCAGATTGTTCATGTGTGATCCGCTTCGATTTGCCAAAAACAGTTAGAAGCTATGTGCAATCATGTGGACGAGCTCGAACTGCAGATTCTCAATTTGTTATAATGTTAGAACG CGGGAATGTCCAGCAAAGGGAGCTGTTATTTGATATCATTAGAAGCAGGCATTCTATGATTACTACCGCTTTGAATAGAGATGCAGATGCTTGGAACTCGCAAGTGACTTTTAATGAGACGAAAGAGTCCTATCATGTCGAATCGACTGGAGCAACTTTAACTGCTGATTCAAGTATCAGTCTTATCTATAGATACTGTGGAAAGCTTCCTAGAGATAA GTATTTCACTCCAAAACCAGTGTTCCAGTTCTCCATGTATAATGGATGCTTCCAGTGCACATTAACTTTGCCTCCTACTGCTGCATTTCAAACAATACTGGGTCCAATTGGTGGAAATTCACACATAGCAAAGCAGCTTGTGTGCTTAGCTGCCTGTAAAAAACTTCATAACTTGGGAGCACTAAATGATCATCTTCTCCCTGTCATTAAAGAGCATACGGAAGTTAAAGtcaatgagaaagaaaaagcaTCTGCTTCTGGTGCAG gaacaaaaaaaaggaaagaacttCACAGTACCGCCACCATTTCTTCTTTGTCGGGGACTTGGGCAAACAAGAGAGACGGTATCATCTTGCAAGGATATAACTTAACTTTTTCATGTGATCTAGTTGGACAGTATTATTGTAGCTTTATTTTATTGGTGGATGCTATCCTTGATGAAGATGTTGCTTGTACTGAAATGGATCTTTACTTACTTAACAAGATGGCAAAAGCTTATGTTCGTCCATGTGGGCCAGTTACATTGGACATGGAACAG GTGGAGCAAGCAAAACTGTTTCAGGAGTTTTTCTTCAATGGATTGTTTGGCAAATTGTTTACAGGCTCCAAATCTGGCGGACAAAGGAAATTTTTGCTTAATAATAAGGAATCTTTGTGGAGCACTTCAAACATGTATCTTCTTTTGCCCCTTGAAACTTCAGTTATTGGACTTAATGAATCCTTCAACATTTACTGGAAGGCAATTTGTGCAACTGTTTCAGTTGTAGAATTTATGAGGAATATTTATTCATCTGGAGCTGAGTTTTCAGAAGCTCTTAATTCTTGTCCGTCAAGAACTGAATGTGGTGCATCAGATATGATCCATTTGGCTGATAAATCTGTAGACCAACGGAGCCTTAAAGATATGGTGGTTCTTGCTATCCACACAGGGAAAATTTATTCTGTTCTTGATGTGATCTCTAATTCCTCTGCAGATAGTCCATTTGATGGAAATTCTGATAAATCAGTTTGGATGACGTTTTCAGATTACTTCAAAAAGAA GTATGGAATTGTGCTGCAGCATTCAGGACAACCGTTGTTGTTGTTAAAGCAGAGCCATAATCCTCACAACCTTTTATCTTCAAAATCTAAATGTAAAG GTGATAAAAGAACTAATAATGGTGGTCAGAATCATGTCCGCATGCCTCCAGAGCTCGTAGCTCACATTGATATTCCAATAAATGTcctaaaatcattttatttgcTGCCATCGCTAATGCACCGATTGGAATCACTGATGTTAGCTAGCCAGCTGCGAAAGGAAATTGCTTTTAATTATATTGATTCCTCTATATCAAGTGCACTG ATTCTTGAAGCAATCACAACATTAAGATGTTGTGAGGACTTCTCCTTGGAGCGCTTAGAACATTTGGGGGATTCTGTATTAAAATATGCTGTGAGCTGCTATCTCTATGTGAAATATCCTGAAAAACATGAGGATCAATTGAGCTCATGGAGGTCAAACCAAGTTTCTAATGCTACACTTCACAAACTGGGAATTAATCGCAATGTGCAG GGTTACGTCCGAGATGCTGCATTTGATCCTTGTCGTTGGGTTGCTCCTGGGCAGATTTCTTTGCATCCTGTGCCATGTACATGTGGAGTGGCTACTTCCGAAGTACCCCAAAAAGTGATCTATGAGAAAGAGGATAAAACAATTGTGATAGGGAAGGCTTGTGACAATGGACATAGATGGATGTGCTCAAAGACAATATCTGATTGTGTTGAGGCTCTGATAGGAGCATATTATGTTGGTGGTGGATTATGTGCTGCCCTTGCGATACTAAAATGGTTTGGCATTGATTCTGAATTTGAGCCAGAAATGTTTGAGGAAGCTGTGAAAGCCATATCTATGCGTAGCTATCTTTTGAAAATTAATGAGATTCAAGTCTTGGAGGCAAAACTTGGATATAATTTTAATGTCAAAGGTCTTCTATTGGAGGCCATAACTCATTCTTCCATCGGGGTTGACTACTGCTATCAG cggcttgaatttttaggagaCTCTGTGTTAGACTTGCTCATTACCTGGCACCTTTTCACTGCCCATGAAAACCTTGATCCCGGGGAATTAACAGATTTAAGATCTGCATCAGTTAAGAATGAGAACTTTGCCTTGTCTGCAGTCAGACATAACCTTCAGCAGCATCTTCAGCATAGTTCTGGGTTTCTTTTAGCACAAATAACAGAATATGTCAAAGGAATTCAGGAAATGCATGGGAGCAAGGACTCGCTTTTCTGTAAAAGCTCTATTAAAGGGCCCAAG GTTCTTGGAGACATGTTTGAAAGTATTGCTGGAGCTATTTTAATAGATACAGGGCTTAATATGGATAAAGTATGGCAAATTTTCAAACCACTACTTTCTCCTATTGTAACGCCAGATAATTTTGAACTTCCTCCAATGCGGGAATTGAGTGAGTTGTGCAGTGAACTTGGATATTTCTTAGCTGTGAAGTGCCTTGAGGATGGAGAATATGTGGTTGCTGAGCTCGAAGTACAACTAGAGGTTGTTTTGTTGGCAAGACGAGGGcgtgagaagaataaaaaagctGCAAAAGCACAAGCAGCTATCCTTTTGCTGAAGGACATGGAG GAGAAAGGACTCTCTCATTCTCGACATCCCTCTAAAAGGAGAGTGATTGAAGAGAGATCTGTTGgtgaagaaaattttgtagCTTCCCCTGTTCAAAATGTTTGTGCAGTATCTCCCACTGTTGCTGAATCAGTCAAAAATGACAAAACAAGTGATTCAGATCCCAGGCCACCAG TGAATTTATCAGTTAAAATGAAGAAAGGAGGTCCTCGGAGTGCATTGTATGAGCTCTGTAAAAAATCCCTATGGCCTATGCCTATCTTTGAATCAACAGAAGAGAAATCAAG
- the LOC120260901 gene encoding endoribonuclease Dicer homolog 3a-like isoform X3 codes for MSALKRPFDGEDSTVEPKKQCKDFEPRSYQVEVFDVAVRRNTIAVLDTGAGKTMIAVMLIRHFIDEAMATGDGRRVVFLAPTVHLVTQQYEVIKLHTGLEVECYYGAKGVDDWNVERWEKEISSNQVLVMTPQILLDAFRNAFLKLDMVHLLIFDECHRATGGHPYSRILKEFYHNSICKPHVFGMTASPVIRKGVSSAMDCENQISELESVLDSKVFTVRDRSEIDLFVPEAKYVNKYYNRMVFTHEGLKMKLGSIWNKCDALMAHLQEKTLDQYKDTHDMIKTSRKRLSSSHAKICHCLDDLGLICALEAAKVCVEVLSLHSECCEFSVETYDVYKSFTEEALSTIAESLPNDYESLLKTEDGCLGAIQFGYISPKLHELIKIFQSLGILNQVQCLIFVERIITSKVIERFIRKISYLSHFTVSYLTGGSSSADALTPKMQKETLDSFRSRKVNLLFTTDVAEEGIHVPDCSCVIRFDLPKTVRSYVQSCGRARTADSQFVIMLERGNVQQRELLFDIIRSRHSMITTALNRDADAWNSQVTFNETKESYHVESTGATLTADSSISLIYRYCGKLPRDKYFTPKPVFQFSMYNGCFQCTLTLPPTAAFQTILGPIGGNSHIAKQLVCLAACKKLHNLGALNDHLLPVIKEHTEVKVNEKEKASASGAGTKKRKELHSTATISSLSGTWANKRDGIILQGYNLTFSCDLVGQYYCSFILLVDAILDEDVACTEMDLYLLNKMAKAYVRPCGPVTLDMEQVEQAKLFQEFFFNGLFGKLFTGSKSGGQRKFLLNNKESLWSTSNMYLLLPLETSVIGLNESFNIYWKAICATVSVVEFMRNIYSSGAEFSEALNSCPSRTECGASDMIHLADKSVDQRSLKDMVVLAIHTGKIYSVLDVISNSSADSPFDGNSDKSVWMTFSDYFKKKYGIVLQHSGQPLLLLKQSHNPHNLLSSKSKCKGDKRTNNGGQNHVRMPPELVAHIDIPINVLKSFYLLPSLMHRLESLMLASQLRKEIAFNYIDSSISSALILEAITTLRCCEDFSLERLEHLGDSVLKYAVSCYLYVKYPEKHEDQLSSWRSNQVSNATLHKLGINRNVQGYVRDAAFDPCRWVAPGQISLHPVPCTCGVATSEVPQKVIYEKEDKTIVIGKACDNGHRWMCSKTISDCVEALIGAYYVGGGLCAALAILKWFGIDSEFEPEMFEEAVKAISMRSYLLKINEIQVLEAKLGYNFNVKGLLLEAITHSSIGVDYCYQRLEFLGDSVLDLLITWHLFTAHENLDPGELTDLRSASVKNENFALSAVRHNLQQHLQHSSGFLLAQITEYVKGIQEMHGSKDSLFCKSSIKGPKVLGDMFESIAGAILIDTGLNMDKVWQIFKPLLSPIVTPDNFELPPMRELSELCSELGYFLAVKCLEDGEYVVAELEVQLEVVLLARRGREKNKKAAKAQAAILLLKDMEEKGLSHSRHPSKRRVIEERSVGEENFVASPVQNVCAVSPTVAESVKNDKTSDSDPRPPVKMKKGGPRSALYELCKKSLWPMPIFESTEEKSSTSPSVGKGERNGHLSFVSSGKLHLPDGRSINCVGERRADKKSSQDSAALALLYELQKQGRCCVVEV; via the exons ATGAGCGCTCTCAAGAGACCCTTCGATGGCGAAGACTCCACGGTGGAGCCCAAGAAGCAATGCAAGGACTTCGAACCCCGGAG TTACCAGGTGGAAGTTTTTGATGTTGCTGTCCGGAGGAACACGATCGCCGTGCTGGATACGGGTGCCGGGAAGACTATGATCGCCGTGATGCTCATCAGGCATTTCATCGACGAGGCTATGGCCACTGGAGATGGGCGGCGTGTTGTCTTCCTTGCTCCCACTGTCCACCTTGTCACTCAG CAATATGAGGTGATAAAGCTTCATACGGGGCTTGAGGTGGAGTGTTACTACGGGGCAAAGGGGGTGGATGATTGGAACGTTGAACGCTGGGAGAAAGAGATCTCTTCAAACCAA GTATTGGTTATGACCCCTCAAATATTGTTAGATGCCTTTAGGAATGCTTTCTTAAAATTGGATATGGTGCATCTATTAATCTTTGATGAGTGCCACCGTGCCACTGGTGGCCATCCTTACAGCCGAATTTTAAAG GAATTCTACCACAACTCAATATGCAAACCGCATGTGTTCGGAATGACTGCATCTCCTGTTATAAGAAAAG GCGTCTCATCAGCAATGGATTGTGAAAATCAGATCTCTGAACTTGAAAGTGTTCTAGACTCGAAG GTCTTTACTGTAAGAGACAGAAGCGAAATTGATCTCTTTGTTCCTGAAGCTAAATACGTCAATAAATATTACAATCGTATGGTTTTTACTCATGAAGGTTTGAAGATGAAGTTGGGATCAATATGGAATAAG TGTGATGCCTTAATGGCACATTTACAAGAGAAAACACTAGATCAATACAAAGATACCCATGACATGATTAAAACGTCAAGAAAACGATTGTCCAGTTCCCATGCGAAGATCTGCCATTGCCTAGATGATCTTGGTCTAATCTGTGCTCTTGAG GCAGCGAAAGTGTGCGTGGAAGTTCTTAGTCTTCATTCAGAATGTTGTGAATTTTCAGTGGAAACCTATGATGTCTATAAATCTTTTACTGAGGAAGCATTAAGCACAATTGCAGAAAGCCTTCCAAATG ATTATGAGTCATTGCTGAAGACAGAAGATGGATGTTTAGGAGCCATTCAATTTGGCTATATATCTCCCAAATTGCACGAGTTAATTAAAATCTTCCAATCGTTAGG GATATTAAATCAAGTCCAATGCCTTATATTTGTTGAGAGGATTATTACATCCAAAGTGATAGAGCGTTTCATTAGGAAAATAAGCTATTTGTCTCACTTTACAGTCTCGTATCTGACTGGAGGGAGTTCTTCGGCAGATGCTCTAACCCCAAAGATGCAGAAGGAAACTTTGGATTCATTTCGTTCGAGGAAG gttaatttattatttaccaCTGATGTGGCTGAGGAGGGAATTCATGTTCCAGATTGTTCATGTGTGATCCGCTTCGATTTGCCAAAAACAGTTAGAAGCTATGTGCAATCATGTGGACGAGCTCGAACTGCAGATTCTCAATTTGTTATAATGTTAGAACG CGGGAATGTCCAGCAAAGGGAGCTGTTATTTGATATCATTAGAAGCAGGCATTCTATGATTACTACCGCTTTGAATAGAGATGCAGATGCTTGGAACTCGCAAGTGACTTTTAATGAGACGAAAGAGTCCTATCATGTCGAATCGACTGGAGCAACTTTAACTGCTGATTCAAGTATCAGTCTTATCTATAGATACTGTGGAAAGCTTCCTAGAGATAA GTATTTCACTCCAAAACCAGTGTTCCAGTTCTCCATGTATAATGGATGCTTCCAGTGCACATTAACTTTGCCTCCTACTGCTGCATTTCAAACAATACTGGGTCCAATTGGTGGAAATTCACACATAGCAAAGCAGCTTGTGTGCTTAGCTGCCTGTAAAAAACTTCATAACTTGGGAGCACTAAATGATCATCTTCTCCCTGTCATTAAAGAGCATACGGAAGTTAAAGtcaatgagaaagaaaaagcaTCTGCTTCTGGTGCAG gaacaaaaaaaaggaaagaacttCACAGTACCGCCACCATTTCTTCTTTGTCGGGGACTTGGGCAAACAAGAGAGACGGTATCATCTTGCAAGGATATAACTTAACTTTTTCATGTGATCTAGTTGGACAGTATTATTGTAGCTTTATTTTATTGGTGGATGCTATCCTTGATGAAGATGTTGCTTGTACTGAAATGGATCTTTACTTACTTAACAAGATGGCAAAAGCTTATGTTCGTCCATGTGGGCCAGTTACATTGGACATGGAACAG GTGGAGCAAGCAAAACTGTTTCAGGAGTTTTTCTTCAATGGATTGTTTGGCAAATTGTTTACAGGCTCCAAATCTGGCGGACAAAGGAAATTTTTGCTTAATAATAAGGAATCTTTGTGGAGCACTTCAAACATGTATCTTCTTTTGCCCCTTGAAACTTCAGTTATTGGACTTAATGAATCCTTCAACATTTACTGGAAGGCAATTTGTGCAACTGTTTCAGTTGTAGAATTTATGAGGAATATTTATTCATCTGGAGCTGAGTTTTCAGAAGCTCTTAATTCTTGTCCGTCAAGAACTGAATGTGGTGCATCAGATATGATCCATTTGGCTGATAAATCTGTAGACCAACGGAGCCTTAAAGATATGGTGGTTCTTGCTATCCACACAGGGAAAATTTATTCTGTTCTTGATGTGATCTCTAATTCCTCTGCAGATAGTCCATTTGATGGAAATTCTGATAAATCAGTTTGGATGACGTTTTCAGATTACTTCAAAAAGAA GTATGGAATTGTGCTGCAGCATTCAGGACAACCGTTGTTGTTGTTAAAGCAGAGCCATAATCCTCACAACCTTTTATCTTCAAAATCTAAATGTAAAG GTGATAAAAGAACTAATAATGGTGGTCAGAATCATGTCCGCATGCCTCCAGAGCTCGTAGCTCACATTGATATTCCAATAAATGTcctaaaatcattttatttgcTGCCATCGCTAATGCACCGATTGGAATCACTGATGTTAGCTAGCCAGCTGCGAAAGGAAATTGCTTTTAATTATATTGATTCCTCTATATCAAGTGCACTG ATTCTTGAAGCAATCACAACATTAAGATGTTGTGAGGACTTCTCCTTGGAGCGCTTAGAACATTTGGGGGATTCTGTATTAAAATATGCTGTGAGCTGCTATCTCTATGTGAAATATCCTGAAAAACATGAGGATCAATTGAGCTCATGGAGGTCAAACCAAGTTTCTAATGCTACACTTCACAAACTGGGAATTAATCGCAATGTGCAG GGTTACGTCCGAGATGCTGCATTTGATCCTTGTCGTTGGGTTGCTCCTGGGCAGATTTCTTTGCATCCTGTGCCATGTACATGTGGAGTGGCTACTTCCGAAGTACCCCAAAAAGTGATCTATGAGAAAGAGGATAAAACAATTGTGATAGGGAAGGCTTGTGACAATGGACATAGATGGATGTGCTCAAAGACAATATCTGATTGTGTTGAGGCTCTGATAGGAGCATATTATGTTGGTGGTGGATTATGTGCTGCCCTTGCGATACTAAAATGGTTTGGCATTGATTCTGAATTTGAGCCAGAAATGTTTGAGGAAGCTGTGAAAGCCATATCTATGCGTAGCTATCTTTTGAAAATTAATGAGATTCAAGTCTTGGAGGCAAAACTTGGATATAATTTTAATGTCAAAGGTCTTCTATTGGAGGCCATAACTCATTCTTCCATCGGGGTTGACTACTGCTATCAG cggcttgaatttttaggagaCTCTGTGTTAGACTTGCTCATTACCTGGCACCTTTTCACTGCCCATGAAAACCTTGATCCCGGGGAATTAACAGATTTAAGATCTGCATCAGTTAAGAATGAGAACTTTGCCTTGTCTGCAGTCAGACATAACCTTCAGCAGCATCTTCAGCATAGTTCTGGGTTTCTTTTAGCACAAATAACAGAATATGTCAAAGGAATTCAGGAAATGCATGGGAGCAAGGACTCGCTTTTCTGTAAAAGCTCTATTAAAGGGCCCAAG GTTCTTGGAGACATGTTTGAAAGTATTGCTGGAGCTATTTTAATAGATACAGGGCTTAATATGGATAAAGTATGGCAAATTTTCAAACCACTACTTTCTCCTATTGTAACGCCAGATAATTTTGAACTTCCTCCAATGCGGGAATTGAGTGAGTTGTGCAGTGAACTTGGATATTTCTTAGCTGTGAAGTGCCTTGAGGATGGAGAATATGTGGTTGCTGAGCTCGAAGTACAACTAGAGGTTGTTTTGTTGGCAAGACGAGGGcgtgagaagaataaaaaagctGCAAAAGCACAAGCAGCTATCCTTTTGCTGAAGGACATGGAG GAGAAAGGACTCTCTCATTCTCGACATCCCTCTAAAAGGAGAGTGATTGAAGAGAGATCTGTTGgtgaagaaaattttgtagCTTCCCCTGTTCAAAATGTTTGTGCAGTATCTCCCACTGTTGCTGAATCAGTCAAAAATGACAAAACAAGTGATTCAGATCCCAGGCCACCAG TTAAAATGAAGAAAGGAGGTCCTCGGAGTGCATTGTATGAGCTCTGTAAAAAATCCCTATGGCCTATGCCTATCTTTGAATCAACAGAAGAGAAATCAAG